Proteins from one Drosophila gunungcola strain Sukarami chromosome 3R, Dgunungcola_SK_2, whole genome shotgun sequence genomic window:
- the LOC128255155 gene encoding acyl-CoA Delta-9 desaturase isoform X1: MSPNIIGSTFILAETAIADGNNNTKMAAKPSASAASAPAPVATPTATGTNKASQKAENKPYEMEIVWRNVGLFVVLHSMALYGLYLVFAESAYWELLPVYATMFLGGLGITAGVHRLWSHKAYKAKLPLRIFLMLCQSLAFQNSIWEWTRDHRVHHKFTDTHADPHNSRRGFFFAHMGWLMCKKHPDVTSKGKQISMEDIEQDPVVMFQKKLYFVVMPICCFALPMIFPYYVMGSSLRVCFFTCSMLRFCLSLHFTWLVNSAAHFYGMKPYDVNVSAMNNKLVSTLTIGEGWHNYHHVFPWDYKAAELGAYSFNWTTAFIDVMAKIGQAYDLKFVSQEMVYKRVLRTGDGSHIAALLDANNNSAIPTSELVAHLDHEKEEHAIWGWDDKDISEEDRKGANVVNKESSECKLD; encoded by the exons ATGTCGCCCAACATAATAGGCAGTACCTTTATATTGGCCGAAACGGCCATTGCCGATGGCAACAATAACACCAAGATGGCCGCCAAACCATCCGCTTCTGCCGCCTCCGCCCCAGCCCccgtggccacgcccaccgccacCGGCACCAACAAGGCCAGCCAGAAGGCGGAGAACAAGCCCTACGAAATGGAGATCGTGTGGCGCAACGTGGGCCTCTTCGTCGTCCTCCACTCGATGGCCCTGTACGGCCTGTACCTCGTGTTCGCCGAGAGTGCCTACTGGGAGCTACTGCCAG TCTATGCCACCATGTTCCTGGGCGGACTGGGCATCACCGCGGGAGTGCATCGCCTGTGGTCGCACAAGGCCTACAAGGCCAAGCTGCCGCTGCGCATCTTCCTCATGCTGTGCCAGTCGCTGGCCTTCCAGAACAGCATCTGGGAGTGGACCCGCGACCACCGCGTCCACCACAAGTTCACCGACACACACGCCGATCCCCACAACTCGCGCCGCGGCTTCTTCTTCGCCCACATGGGCTGGCTGATGTGCAAGAAGCACCCCGATGTGACCAGCAAGGGCAAGCAGATCTCCATGGAGGACATTGAGCAGGATCCCGTCGTCATGTTCCAGAAGAA ACTCTACTTCGTGGTCATGCCCATCTGCTGCTTCGCCCTGCCCATGATCTTCCCGTACTACGTGATGGGCAGCTCGCTGCGCGTCTGCTTCTTCACCTGCTCCATGCTGCGCTTCTGCCTGTCGCTGCACTTCACCTGGCTGGTGAACAGCGCCGCCCACTTCTACGGCATGAAGCCCTACGACGTGAACGTGAGTGCGATGAACAACAAGCTGGTGTCCACGCTGACCATCGGCGAGGGCTGGCACAACTACCACCACGTCTTCCCCTGGGACTACAAGGCAGCCGAGCTGGGCGCCTACAGCTTCAACTGGACGACGGCCTTCATCGATGTGATGGCCAAGATCG GACAAGCCTACGACCTGAAGTTCGTGTCGCAGGAGATGGTCTACAAGCGAGTGCTGCGCACTGGCGATGGCTCCCACATTGCCGCCCTGCTGGATGCCAACAACAATAGCGCCATCCCGACCAGCGAGCTGGTGGCCCACCTGGACCACGAGAAGGAGGAGCACGCCATCTGGGGCTGGGACGACAAGGACATCAGCGAGGAGGACCGCAAGGGAGCCAACGTGGTGAACAAGGAGTCGTCCGAGTGCAAGCTGGACTAG
- the LOC128255155 gene encoding acyl-CoA Delta12-desaturase isoform X2 — protein sequence MSPNIIGSTFILAETAIADGNNNTKMAAKPSASAASAPAPVATPTATGTNKASQKAENKPYEMEIVWRNVGLFVVLHSMALYGLYLVFAESAYWELLPVYATMFLGGLGITAGVHRLWSHKAYKAKLPLRIFLMLCQSLAFQNSIWEWTRDHRVHHKFTDTHADPHNSRRGFFFAHMGWLMCKKHPDVTSKGKQISMEDIEQDPVVMFQKKLYFVVMPICCFALPMIFPYYVMGSSLRVCFFTCSMLRFCLSLHFTWLVNSAAHFYGMKPYDVNVSAMNNKLVSTLTIGEGWHNYHHVFPWDYKAAELGAYSFNWTTAFIDVMAKIGGLRPEVRVAGDGLQASAAHWRWLPHCRPAGCQQQ from the exons ATGTCGCCCAACATAATAGGCAGTACCTTTATATTGGCCGAAACGGCCATTGCCGATGGCAACAATAACACCAAGATGGCCGCCAAACCATCCGCTTCTGCCGCCTCCGCCCCAGCCCccgtggccacgcccaccgccacCGGCACCAACAAGGCCAGCCAGAAGGCGGAGAACAAGCCCTACGAAATGGAGATCGTGTGGCGCAACGTGGGCCTCTTCGTCGTCCTCCACTCGATGGCCCTGTACGGCCTGTACCTCGTGTTCGCCGAGAGTGCCTACTGGGAGCTACTGCCAG TCTATGCCACCATGTTCCTGGGCGGACTGGGCATCACCGCGGGAGTGCATCGCCTGTGGTCGCACAAGGCCTACAAGGCCAAGCTGCCGCTGCGCATCTTCCTCATGCTGTGCCAGTCGCTGGCCTTCCAGAACAGCATCTGGGAGTGGACCCGCGACCACCGCGTCCACCACAAGTTCACCGACACACACGCCGATCCCCACAACTCGCGCCGCGGCTTCTTCTTCGCCCACATGGGCTGGCTGATGTGCAAGAAGCACCCCGATGTGACCAGCAAGGGCAAGCAGATCTCCATGGAGGACATTGAGCAGGATCCCGTCGTCATGTTCCAGAAGAA ACTCTACTTCGTGGTCATGCCCATCTGCTGCTTCGCCCTGCCCATGATCTTCCCGTACTACGTGATGGGCAGCTCGCTGCGCGTCTGCTTCTTCACCTGCTCCATGCTGCGCTTCTGCCTGTCGCTGCACTTCACCTGGCTGGTGAACAGCGCCGCCCACTTCTACGGCATGAAGCCCTACGACGTGAACGTGAGTGCGATGAACAACAAGCTGGTGTCCACGCTGACCATCGGCGAGGGCTGGCACAACTACCACCACGTCTTCCCCTGGGACTACAAGGCAGCCGAGCTGGGCGCCTACAGCTTCAACTGGACGACGGCCTTCATCGATGTGATGGCCAAGATCGGTGG CCTACGACCTGAAGTTCGTGTCGCAGGAGATGGTCTACAAGCGAGTGCTGCGCACTGGCGATGGCTCCCACATTGCCGCCCTGCTGGATGCCAACAACAATAG
- the LOC128255192 gene encoding uncharacterized protein LOC128255192, with protein MRAFPARSLSRHVLLGLCLCLLQNCHPSLGQDAVAPSEDLNPTNFGRSQSAANSVSYFRASIPMRIYECLREFSMLHCTKLYVLQKMEERRQMPNSGNLTRDFVDQFFGEETQMGSLVGKKYLKMSEKELNQRLVVNFQRFFKHRDLKLHFLSGMLVKIVPSKDNKLKFSLKKAPKAERMGRSRRRETEEMELNLMNLPSIGGGGASSGSVENYEPEAEGDSKQQGALGGGGGVAGGEGGGGGLLGKRKKKNSYKVTMMQVAVPMLIFPVVLLGSLLPFILPALKMATILSLVMNNGAFMAALLYAARTQFNTHEEQHISYS; from the exons atGCGTGCTTTCCCAGCCAGATCCTTATCCCGGCACGTCCTGCTCGGACTTTGCCTGTGTCTCCTTCAGAACTGCCACCCATCACTTGGCCAAGATGCAGTGGCTCCCAGCGAAGACCTGAACCCAACTAACTTTGGTCGCAGCCAGTCGGCGGCGAATAGTGTGTCATACTTTAGGGCGTCGATTCCGATGCGGATCTACGAGTGCCTGCGCGAGTTCAGCATGCTACACTGCACGAAATTGTACGTGCTGCAGAAGATGGAGGAGCGCCGCCAGATGCCCAACAGCGGCAACCTGACCCGCGACTTCGTGGACCAGTTCTTTGGCGAGGAGACCCAGATGGGCAGTCTGGTGGGCAAGAAGTACCTGAAGATGTCCGAGAAGGAGCTCAACCAGCGACTGGTGGTCAACTTCCAGCGCTTCTTCAAACACCGCGACCTCAAGCTGCACTTCCTGTCCGGAATGCTGGTGAAGATCGTGCCCAGCAAGGACAACAAGCTGAAGTTCTCGCTCAAGAAGG CTCCAAAAGCGGAGAGGATGGGCCGTTCCCGCCGACGTGAAACGGAGGAGATGGAGCTGAACCTGATGAATCTGCCGTCGATTGGCGGTGGAGGTGCCAGTAGCGGAAGTGTGGAGAACTACGAACCGGAAGCGGAGGGCGATTCCAAGCAGCAGGGTGCATTGGGGGgtggagggggcgtggcagggggtGAGGGCGGAGGCGGGGGACTGCTAGGCAAGCGCAAGAAGAAGAACTCGTACAAGGTGACCATGATGCAGGTGGCAGTGCCCATGCTGATCTTCCCCGTCGTCCTGCTCGGCAGCCTGCTGCCCTTCATCCTGCCGGCCCTCAAAATGGCCACCATCCTGTCGCTGGTGATGAACAACGGCGCCTTTATGGCGGCCCTACTGTACGCAGCCCGCACCCAGTTCAACACCCACGAGGAGCAACACATCAGCTACAGTTAG
- the LOC128255259 gene encoding protein apnoia has product MAANQKIVFALLCLFLACDLVLGQQPAANSSDADSDVAESRTFGHHFLRRISFALVPGAFVVGVITTLLAALTVVSIKGLGVGVILLVLAIGQMLSRALPVQAAAAYAAAPVPVQAPVPVVYSHSHTQQPVWLEKEW; this is encoded by the exons ATGGCCGCCAACCAGAAGATTGTGTTTGCCCTCTTGTGCCTGTTTTTGGCCTGTGACTTGGTGCTGGGTCAGCAGCCGGCGGCCAACAGCTCGGATGCGGACTCGGATGTGGCGG AAAGTCGTACTTTTGGCCATCATTTCCTGCGGCGCATCAGCTTTGCTCTGGTGCCCGGCGCCTTCGTCGTGGGCGTGATCACCACCCTGCTGGCGGCCTTGACCGTGGTCTCCATCAAGGGCCTGGGCGTGGGCGTCATCCTGCTGGTGCTGGCCATCGGCCAGATGTTGTCCCGAGCCCTGCCCGTCCAGGCAGCTGCCGCCTATGCCGCCGCACCCGTTCCCGTCCAGGCGCCAGTGCCCGTGGTCTACTCGCACTCGCACACCCAGCAGCCCGTGTGGCTGGAGAAGGAGTGGTAG
- the LOC128255185 gene encoding uncharacterized protein LOC128255185, translating to MHHSVAPEMSGLVRFLLLSVVLCASVTFGQDSDDRETSTVSQEAARGLASSYEPEDKQALRKNSHIFMGIYKNYKSTYLGNKTTSEYKKRLRDRVSAPPVSENEAPEAADPEQLEPRDPLSQEIRQDGQAEALMEAHTESTVDEDSESLAGKKRRKRKRKDRNKRRETETESETEQPDPSAENESMQRYHVGPGLNVSLDLSNDIVHVKLDGENLKEIMGARWLTLDNSEEGRGKKYDMITKVLPLFILPFLIQSAIVPFLVTKLKLLLVKSILVGKLAIFLLIISAIKNGNKMVQSYEVPSYWAGEPSRRSELAAAASSAAAAYNGYRVEGKPTTWIS from the exons ATGCACCACTCAGTTGCACCAGAGATGAGCGGCCTGGTGAGATTCCTTTTACTGAGCGTCGTGCTCTGCGCCTCGGTGACCTTCGGCCAGGACAGCGATGACCGGGAGACGTCCACCGTTAGCCAAGAGGCCGCTCGAGGATTGGCCAGCAGCTATGAGCCGGAGGACAAGCAGGCGCTGCGCAAGAACTCGCACATCTTCATGGGCATCTACAAGAACTACAAGAGCACCTATCTGGGCAACAAGACGACCAGTGAGTACAAGAAGCGACTGCGGGATCGCGTGAGTGCCCCACCAGTGTCGGAGAATGAGGCGCCCGAGGCGGCGGATCCGGAGCAGTTGGAGCCCCGGGATCCATTGTCGCAGGAGATTCGCCAGGATGGCCAGGCGGAGGCACTGATGGAGGCCCACACGGAGTCCACCGTCGACGAGGACAGTGAATCGCTGGCTGGGAAAAAGCGGCGCAAACGCAAGCGCAAGGATCGCAACAAGCGGCGGGAAACCGAAACGGAATCTGAGACGGAACAGCCCGATCCTTCAGCGGAAAACGAGAGCATGCAGCGGTACCATGTGGGTCCTGGGCTGAATGTCAGTCTGGACCTGAGCAACGACATTGTGCACGTGAAGCTGGACGGCGAGAATCTCAAGGAGATTATGGGAGCTCGCTGGCTTACCCTAGACAACAGCGAAGAAG GTCGCGGTAAGAAGTACGACATGATCACCAAAGTCTTGCCACTCTTCATCCTCCCCTTCCTCATCCAATCGGCCATTGTCCCGTTTTTGGTCACCAAGCTGAAGCTGCTGCTGGTCAAGTCCATTCTGGTGGGCAAGCTGGCCATCTTCCTGCTGATCATCTCGGCCATCAAGAATGGCAACAAGATGGTGCAGAGCTACGAGGTGCCCTCCTACTGGGCCGGCGAGCCCAGTCGGCGGTCCGAGCTGGCCGCCGCTGCCTCCTCGGCGGCCGCCGCCTACAATGGCTATCGGGTCGAGGGCAAACCGACCACCTGGATCAGCTAG
- the LOC128255200 gene encoding wnt inhibitor of Dorsal protein — translation MLFAITLLLAVTQTLAGVLEPINYYQYTQFQAPLSWEDISDKGLKQALDSCQQSFQWQRWNCPSADFVERHSKPQEASPDREDVYVAVIAMAAIVHTLTKDCANGVIAGCGCTENALNVPCAHEPAKAVEQYEKHFGPGSGASGHNRRVVGALLQNSLEQECRCRQPAGAGQGKCLEEECVAVLKPFESIAQELLQMYDDAIQLDSASSSNLKIMWDNIPLDSLVFMQDSPNYCEPEARGLWKGTRGRQCSKDGSGSLEERLSCQQLCRVCGYRVRSQHVRSERRCNCKLAWGFRLQCDVCVQLERQYSCY, via the coding sequence ATGCTCTTTGCCATCACTTTGTTACTGGCTGTTACACAGACTTTGGCCGGAGTCCTGGAGCCCATTAACTACTACCAGTACACCCAGTTCCAGGCCCCACTGTCCTGGGAGGACATCAGCGACAAGGGTCTGAAGCAGGCCCTCGACAGCTGCCAGCAGAGCTTCCAGTGGCAGCGCTGGAATTGCCCAAGTGCGGATTTCGTGGAGCGGCACTCAAAGCCGCAGGAGGCATCCCCGGATCGAGAGGATGTCTATGTGGCGGTCATTGCCATGGCGGCCATTGTCCACACCCTGACCAAGGATTGCGCCAATGGCGTCATTGCCGGATGTGGATGCACTGAGAATGCCCTGAATGTGCCCTGTGCCCATGAGCCAGCGAAAGCCGTGGAACAGTACGAGAAGCACTTTGGACCGGGATCAGGAGCCAGCGGTCACAATCGACGGGTGGTGGGGGCACTGCTGCAGAATTCCCTGGAGCAGGAGTGCCGGTGCAGGCAGCCCGCAGGAGCGGGGCAGGGGAAGTGCCTGGAGGAGGAGTGCGTGGCTGTGCTGAAGCCATTCGAGAGCATtgcccaggagctcctccaGATGTACGACGATGCCATCCAGCTGGACagtgccagcagcagcaacctgAAGATCATGTGGGACAACATTCCCCTGGACTCGCTCGTCTTCATGCAGGACTCGCCCAACTACTGCGAGCCCGAGGCGCGGGGACTGTGGAAGGGCACCCGGGGTCGCCAGTGCTCCAAGGACGGCAGTGGTTCGCTCGAGGAGCGCCTCTCCTGCCAGCAACTGTGCCGCGTCTGCGGCTACCGCGTCAGATCCCAGCACGTCCGGTCCGAGCGGAGGTGCAACTGCAAGCTGGCCTGGGGATTCCGACTCCAGTGCGACGTGTGCGTCCAGCTGGAACGGCAGTACTCCTGCTACTGA